The stretch of DNA cacacacacacacacacacacacacacacacacacacactcactcactcactcacacatacacatcaacgcTGCACCCTTTCTTTATTCAGGAACAATCAAACTCCGAAATTCGCTCAGAATCGACTTTCGTAAAAATTCCACGACGCCGATGACATGATTTTCCCCACACGCCTCTGTCAAGAACATTGAACAACCATGAAGAAACCAGAATATCTGTTGACTCTTTTTGGTGTCATTTTAAAATTGACATCGTGTGAATGCTATCAGTATAATGTAACCGTTCCGAAAGGTTGTCTGGTTTTTAACGAATCGAGTTTTATTCCCTGGGATAACCCCTACAACATCATCAGTCAGGAGGCGGCAATGGTGGTGGAGACAGTAGTTGGTGCACTGTTGGtgcctctcctcttcctcatctccgTTCCCTGCAACCTCCTCAACATGTTGGTGTTTTGGAAACAAGGCATCAAAGAACGCGTCAACCtgtgtctcttttgtctctcgCTTGTGGACTTTCTTCACGTGCTTAATAGGTTCGTGGTCAACGTGGACAGACTCCGTCCCCCATTCACGGAAGAGATTGGTCCAGTGTTTGAATTCATCGTCCACCACAAACTGATTGGTTTCCGGACCTTTTCCGTGCTCTCCGGGTTTTATTCCATGTTGATATCATGCGACAGATGCTTGTGTGTCGTCAGTCCTCTCCGCTCTCAAACCATGTTCAAAACCCGGACGACAGCTGTTGTGCTGGTGCTGGCCTCGATGGTGATAGTGACCCTGTCTTTTCTGGTGGCACTGAGGTGGGACCTGACTTGTGTGTACCATTCTGACACAAACACCACATCGAAAGTCGTCTACACAAGTAAGTTCTATGCGCAGAACAGACGTTATATGGATGTCTTGAGCTTTTTGGTGGCGACTTTCCAGCCTTTCATCTACACGACGGTTATCTTTGTGACGACGATTGTGACGTCTGTGAAGCTGAAACAGATGGCGGCATGGCGAGAGAAGACGTCATCGTGTGTCATGTCGTCCCGTGAGGTGGCGCTGACCCGCACGCTCATCGCCATCTCTGTTCTCTATCTGATCTGTTCTGTGCCGAAGATCATATCAGGAATGGCAATCATCACTGTGCCGGACTACAGTTTCAATGGGCGGTATTACAACTTTACCAGACTGCTTCTCAGCATACTGGACCTGGCTTCAATCGTGAACGCCACCTTCAATTTCTGTGTCTACTGGTCCATGGGATCGAGGTTCAGAGAAACTCTCAGTCAAATAGTTCGGTGTTGAACCTCCGACCCAAGTGTTCACGTTACATTCAGGTTTATGGAGAAAAAATCCCTTAAAATGTTATTCTTATAAAAATGTTACCTGTGAGCCACTACTCTGCGTGAATGTATACGTattatagatacatacatgcatgcatgcatacatacatatgtcacACCGGTTAAGCATTCCTCAGGCACTTCTGTACACACCAAGGCGGTAACACAAACACTGTGGAGTTTCACAAGACGTGGATTATGTacaatgtttatgtgtgtatgtatatgtatatatatatatatatatatatatatatatatatatgtgtgtgtgtgtgtgtgtgtgtgtatgtgtgtgtgtgtgtgtgtgtgtgtgtgtgtgtgtgttcggattaaaatatttctctggaatgaacgaatttcgaTGATTTGCAAACTTCGGGCATTCCAAATCTATCATttgcaagtgcactcacttcacatCTACATACGTAATTCAaatggaatataatgacgtcttccagtctcaatacgtcatttttgactgccaagcgaacaaaggataaCTATCAAAGGCTGTATTCAAGACATGGTCTCTCcgcaaaacgcctgttttcccttaaaacaaccacggcaacaaaaggattcaccatatttacctctgcttcgtggactgcgacccttggcagatagtaaaggtaagttgccttcgggtttgtagaaccACAGGCAGgtttttgtgttcctgaataccggatattgctaaacttcaggcagtttgccttgcctctgGCAGATTACCCACAGGCACACATTTAACCGCAGGcacaatggtctcttgaatacggcccctgactGGGTTGTCCTCTCTGGCTGAAGTGACCTCTGAGCAAGATTGACCTCTTCAGCTGAGTTCTTCCTCCTGCCTGGGTTGTCCCTCCTGTCTGGGGTGTACCTCCTGTCTGGGTTGTCCCTCCTGTCTGGGTTGTACCTCCTGTCTGGGTTGTCCCTCCTGTCTGGGTTGTACCTCCTGTCTGGGTTATCCCTCCTGTCCCTCCTGCCTGGGTTGTCCCTCCTGCCTGGGTTGTCCCTCCTGTCCCTCCTGCCTGGGTTGTCCCTTCTGTCCCTCCTGCCTGGGTTGTCCCTCCTCCCTGGGTTGTCCCTTCTGTCCCTCCTGCCTGGGTTGTCCCTCCTGTCCGTCCTGCCTGGGTTGTCCCTTGTGTCTTGTTGTCACTCCTGTCCCTCCTGCCTGGGTTGTCCCTTCTGTCCCTCCTGCCTGGTTTGTCCCTCCTGCCTGGGTTGTCCCTCCTGTCTGGGTTGTCCCTTCTGTCCCTCCTGCCTGGGTTGTCCCTCCTGCCTGGGTTGTCCCTCCTGTCTGGGTTGTCCCTCCTTTCTGATTATCTCTCCTGCCTGGGTTGTCCCTCCTGCCTGGGTTGTCCCTCCTGCCTGGGTTGTCCctcctgtctggttgtctctccTGCCTGGGTTGTCCCTCCTGTCTGGGTTGTCCCTCCTGTCTGATTATCTCTCCTGCCTGGGTTGTCCCTCCTGCCTGGGTTGTCCCTCCTGTCCCTCCTGCCTGGGTTGTCCCTCCTGTCTGGTTGTCTCCCCTGCCTGGGTTGTCTCTTGTGTCTTGTTGTCACTCCTGTCCCTCCTGCCTGGGTTGTCCCTCCTGTCTGGTTGTCTCCCCTGCCTGTGTTGTTCCTCCTGTCTAGTTGTCGCTCCTGTCTGGTTGTCCCCCCTGTCTGGGTTGTCTCTCCTGTTTGGTTGTCCGTGTCTGGGTTGTCTCTCCTGTCTGGGTTGTCCCTGTCTGGGATGTCCCCCTTGTCTGGGTTGTCCCTCCTGTCTGGTTGTCCCTCCTGTCTGGATTGTCCTTCCTGTCTAGTCTGTCCctcctgtctggttgtctctcctgtctctgttgtccctcctgtctggttgtctctccTGTCTGGGTTGCTCCTCCTGTCTGGAGGACTGGCAAACGCAAAGCAGAGGACAGGGAGGAGATAGGCAGAGACACGGGCTTTCGCTTTCCAAACCCTGAAGATGGTGCTCCACTCACTGGCCATCCATCCCCTCGAATCCACTAGGAGTTGATGGATCGAGGCAACGCAGGGCAACGGAGGGGAGGTGTACTGAGATCATTGTCCCCGGGCGTCTTTCTGATCTTTTTTTGATCAGCACCTTTACGTGTTTCGTCATGGTGAGGGTGTTTGTTGATCAAAGCCCTTCTGCATTATTACTATGGCTACTATTACTACgactacaacttctactactaataatgatgataataataagataagataagataagaataactttattatctccacctggagaaatttggtcaggtgcattatcacaacatagacaagtaaacaacatggggaccataactgtaaaagccaacaacagccccaacaaatattacgaagatacaaatgtaaaaaatatcacatacatcgtttcatacatacatccacacactgcaggtaataactagtattcttaatgtaaaaacagaaagaattaagaaacattatttgaatataattataaacatagcctgcacattgattataatagacagataagataagaataaagatgaattgcggaaaaccacaaccagataatcagcacacacccgcaccgcaccccccccacccacccccacccccaccccacacacgcagataacttgatcaaacaagagtaataaacatatgttctcaaataaaagcatttcacatattcgcttttaaaaacattgcaattaattattacatcgtaattattaaacagaaatatatttagaatatggacgttagcattagacatattcattgtacattcatcctgcatattgcacattattcttcctacatattgcacattcataataaccaattgtcacgttttaagctcagtaaacacacacacacacacacacacacacacacacacacacacacacacacaccacaactagaacaaggtacagcctatcatgcacggactttcacacgtctcacatgagag from Babylonia areolata isolate BAREFJ2019XMU chromosome 18, ASM4173473v1, whole genome shotgun sequence encodes:
- the LOC143292023 gene encoding uncharacterized protein LOC143292023, coding for MKKPEYLLTLFGVILKLTSCECYQYNVTVPKGCLVFNESSFIPWDNPYNIISQEAAMVVETVVGALLVPLLFLISVPCNLLNMLVFWKQGIKERVNLCLFCLSLVDFLHVLNRFVVNVDRLRPPFTEEIGPVFEFIVHHKLIGFRTFSVLSGFYSMLISCDRCLCVVSPLRSQTMFKTRTTAVVLVLASMVIVTLSFLVALRWDLTCVYHSDTNTTSKVVYTSKFYAQNRRYMDVLSFLVATFQPFIYTTVIFVTTIVTSVKLKQMAAWREKTSSCVMSSREVALTRTLIAISVLYLICSVPKIISGMAIITVPDYSFNGRYYNFTRLLLSILDLASIVNATFNFCVYWSMGSRFRETLSQIVRC